A genomic region of Enterococcus sp. 12C11_DIV0727 contains the following coding sequences:
- the argC gene encoding N-acetyl-gamma-glutamyl-phosphate reductase, whose protein sequence is MKVSIIGVTGYSGLELLRYLRQHPAVEVISIHSHSMNKKSLEAINPHLKQLISLPLEEINPEKIMNKSDLVFFATPSGISKELALPFIKADFPVIDLSGDFRLKELDAYETWYGSSAAPLDLLQKFDYGLAEYRDNPQAKWIANPGCYATAAELSLAPLLKENKLDVDSIVIDGKSGVSGAGKGLSQITHFSEAHDNMTIYKMNSHQHIPEIVQQLKKWAPTLEVIQFSTSLIPVTRGIFLTTYAKLNEPISDEELVDLYGTHFENSPFVRIQAVGQYPVLRQVIGSNYCDIGLAYNPQTKMVTIVTVIDNLGKGAAGQAIQNLNIFAGFDERCGLDLLPIYP, encoded by the coding sequence ATGAAGGTCTCAATTATTGGTGTAACAGGTTATAGCGGGTTAGAGCTATTGCGCTATCTTAGACAGCATCCAGCTGTCGAGGTTATTTCTATCCATAGTCATTCGATGAATAAAAAATCATTAGAGGCTATTAATCCACATTTGAAACAACTTATTTCTTTACCTTTAGAAGAAATCAATCCGGAAAAAATCATGAATAAAAGTGATTTAGTCTTTTTTGCAACCCCATCAGGTATTTCCAAGGAATTGGCTCTACCGTTTATTAAGGCAGATTTTCCAGTGATTGATTTATCAGGTGATTTTCGTTTGAAAGAACTGGATGCCTATGAGACTTGGTATGGTTCCTCTGCGGCACCGCTAGATCTGCTGCAAAAATTTGATTATGGTTTGGCAGAATATCGAGATAACCCTCAAGCAAAATGGATCGCTAACCCAGGCTGTTATGCGACTGCAGCAGAATTATCTTTAGCGCCTTTATTGAAAGAAAATAAACTTGATGTAGATTCGATCGTGATCGATGGAAAATCAGGCGTTTCAGGTGCGGGTAAAGGATTATCGCAAATAACTCATTTTTCTGAAGCCCACGACAATATGACAATATACAAAATGAATAGCCACCAACATATTCCTGAAATTGTTCAGCAATTAAAGAAATGGGCGCCCACACTTGAAGTAATCCAGTTCTCAACATCCTTGATTCCAGTGACGCGAGGAATATTTTTAACCACGTATGCCAAATTGAACGAACCGATTTCTGACGAGGAATTAGTTGATTTGTATGGCACGCATTTTGAAAATAGCCCTTTTGTACGAATCCAAGCAGTTGGCCAATATCCAGTTCTAAGACAAGTGATCGGCTCAAATTATTGTGATATTGGTCTTGCCTATAATCCGCAAACCAAGATGGTCACGATTGTAACGGTGATTGATAATTTAGGAAAAGGGGCAGCCGGACAAGCCATTCAGAATTTAAATATTTTTGCAGGGTTTGATGAACGTTGCGGCTTAGATCTTTTGCCGATTTATCCATAA
- the argB gene encoding acetylglutamate kinase, producing the protein MKKVIVIKMGGVASDNLTKSFFEQVEHWQKTGRKIVIVHGGGHYISEMMQRLNVPVMIQDGLRITTEETLKITQMVLIGQVQPMITTHFQQEGFSVVGLNASCGQIITGTFLDKNTLGAVGEVTQVDTELLEHLLETKHIPIIAPLGLTETGEWLNINADHVACKVAEELQAEKLYLLTDVPGVKKENHWLKEITTSDVPKLKTANIIKGGMLPKLESAVTAIKGGVKEVHITNQLQHAGTIIKSKEVFA; encoded by the coding sequence ATGAAGAAGGTCATTGTTATAAAAATGGGTGGAGTAGCCAGTGATAACTTAACAAAATCATTTTTTGAACAGGTCGAACATTGGCAAAAAACAGGAAGAAAAATAGTGATCGTCCATGGTGGCGGACATTATATTTCTGAGATGATGCAGCGTTTGAATGTGCCGGTGATGATCCAAGATGGGTTACGGATCACAACGGAAGAAACGCTAAAGATTACGCAAATGGTTTTGATTGGTCAAGTTCAGCCGATGATCACAACACACTTTCAACAAGAAGGATTTTCTGTAGTTGGTTTAAATGCTTCTTGCGGTCAAATCATTACCGGAACATTTCTAGATAAAAATACATTAGGAGCGGTTGGGGAGGTCACACAAGTAGATACTGAATTGTTAGAACATTTACTTGAGACAAAACATATTCCGATCATTGCTCCTTTAGGTTTAACAGAAACAGGAGAATGGCTAAATATCAATGCTGATCATGTCGCCTGTAAAGTAGCCGAAGAGTTACAGGCAGAAAAATTGTACTTATTAACAGATGTACCCGGTGTGAAAAAAGAAAATCACTGGTTAAAGGAAATTACCACAAGTGACGTCCCAAAATTAAAAACAGCCAATATTATCAAAGGCGGGATGTTGCCAAAATTAGAAAGTGCGGTCACAGCTATCAAAGGCGGCGTAAAGGAAGTTCATATCACAAACCAACTTCAACATGCGGGGACCATTATCAAGTCAAAGGAGGTTTTTGCATGA
- a CDS encoding acetylornithine transaminase yields MSYLFPNYQRKELELIKGAQNTLTDRSGKKYLDFTSGIGVMNLGYNDPELNQVLQNQASLLWHTPNLYENQLQEQTAEQLANNKEYVSYFCNSGAEANEAAIKLARKATGRSKIITFTNSFHGRTYGAMSATGQANIHAGFEPLVPDFVYLPFNELEPLKAEINQQTAAVMLELIQGEGGVVPAKASWVQSVQALCHEFGALLIIDEIQTGIGRTGTLYAYEQYQIEPDIFTLAKGLGNGIPVGAMLGKTILAEFFGPGSHGSTFGGNKLAMSVASHVVTRINQPDFLQSVQTKGAQLYSGLTKIAEKNQQIIAVRGKGLMFGIELVNQNTLKQVLDQLESEGLLALKAGQTVLRLLPPLTITKEEIDQGLSIIANVFNNSAS; encoded by the coding sequence ATGAGTTACTTATTTCCAAATTATCAAAGAAAAGAGCTAGAGCTGATCAAAGGAGCTCAAAATACACTGACTGATCGCTCTGGGAAAAAGTATCTTGATTTTACTAGTGGTATTGGTGTGATGAATTTGGGGTATAATGATCCTGAGTTGAATCAAGTCTTGCAAAATCAAGCTAGTCTTTTATGGCATACGCCTAACTTATATGAGAATCAGCTTCAAGAGCAGACCGCTGAACAATTAGCGAACAACAAAGAGTATGTCAGCTACTTTTGTAATAGTGGGGCAGAGGCGAATGAAGCCGCAATCAAACTAGCTCGCAAGGCAACTGGCAGAAGTAAGATCATAACCTTTACAAATTCTTTTCATGGTCGAACATATGGTGCAATGAGTGCAACAGGTCAAGCCAATATTCATGCTGGATTTGAACCATTAGTACCTGATTTTGTTTATTTACCCTTTAACGAGCTTGAGCCTTTAAAAGCAGAAATCAATCAGCAAACAGCAGCTGTTATGTTGGAATTGATTCAAGGCGAAGGGGGCGTCGTACCTGCAAAGGCGTCATGGGTTCAGTCTGTTCAGGCCCTTTGTCATGAGTTTGGCGCTTTATTAATCATTGATGAAATTCAAACTGGAATTGGTCGGACAGGCACTTTATATGCTTATGAGCAGTATCAGATTGAACCAGATATTTTTACTTTAGCCAAAGGATTGGGTAATGGAATCCCCGTCGGTGCAATGCTAGGTAAGACTATCTTAGCAGAATTTTTTGGACCGGGTAGTCACGGTTCCACTTTCGGTGGTAACAAGTTAGCCATGAGTGTGGCAAGCCATGTTGTGACGCGGATTAATCAGCCTGATTTTCTTCAGTCAGTTCAAACAAAAGGAGCACAATTATATTCTGGTTTAACGAAAATCGCCGAAAAAAATCAGCAGATTATAGCGGTGCGTGGGAAAGGTCTAATGTTCGGTATTGAGTTAGTCAATCAAAATACGTTAAAACAAGTATTAGATCAATTAGAATCAGAAGGCTTACTTGCATTAAAAGCAGGTCAAACTGTGTTGCGTCTCCTGCCTCCATTAACGATCACAAAAGAAGAAATCGATCAAGGGTTGAGCATAATCGCTAACGTGTTCAATAACTCAGCTTCATAA